From one Coffea eugenioides isolate CCC68of chromosome 11, Ceug_1.0, whole genome shotgun sequence genomic stretch:
- the LOC113754519 gene encoding casparian strip membrane protein 1-like, whose translation MPFKKKTKVSPEPEVDEESNESAPKAGANRGISKLDLVMRMVAAIGTLGSALAVGTANGSGPFFAGFFRFGAGYDDLPTFTFLVVTNAIVCGYLVLSLVLSIFHILKSSARVTRVILIILDTVMVAYLTGGASSAAAMVHLAHKGNGGAICQQHNSFCDRVAGALVGSFIGVVVLLLLISMSAVALSRR comes from the exons ATGCCTTTcaaaaagaagacaaaggtaTCGCCCGAGCCTGAGGTCGACGAAGAGTCCAATGAGTCAGCTCCAAAAGCCGGGGCTAACAGAGGGATTTCCAAACTAGACTTGGTTATGAGAATGGTTGCGGCAATTGGCACCCTTGGGAGTGCTCTTGCCGTGGGAACCGCCAACGGGTCTGGCCCGTTTTTCGCAGGGTTCTTTCGTTTTGGGGCGGGATATGATGATCTTCCTACATTCAC GTTTCTGGTGGTTACCAATGCAATAGTATGCGGCTACCTGGTTCTTTCTCTCGTACTGTCCATCTTCCATATTCTGAAGAGTTCTGCCCGAGTAACTAGAGTGATTTTGATCATTTTGGACACG GTGATGGTGGCATATCTGACGGGTGGAGCTTCCTCAGCAGCCGCCATGGTGCATTTGGCCCACAAGGGCAATGGTGGGGCCATCTGTCAGCAGCACAACTCCTTCTGCGACAGAGTTGCGGGGGCTTTGGTTGGTTCCTTCATTGGAGTTGTCGTGCTCTTGCTCTTGATTTCCATGTCCGCCGTTGCTCTCTCTCGCCGTTAG
- the LOC113754286 gene encoding casparian strip membrane protein 1-like has translation MRSGALEMGSEVAKGAASGPVNRGAAVVDFFLRVVAIIATLGSAIAMGTTNETLPFFTQFIRFRAKYTDLPMFTFFVVANSVVSAYLVLSLALSIFHIMRSRAHASRIVLIFFDAGMLALLTAGASAAAAIVYLAHKGNSRANWIAICQQFNSFCERISGSLIGSFGGILIFVVLILLSAVALSRR, from the exons ATGAGGAGTGGTGCTCTTGAGATGGGCAGTGAAGTGGCCAAGGGTGCGGCTTCAGGTCCAGTGAATAGAGGAGCTGCTGTGGTGGATTTCTTTCTGAGGGTTGTCGCGATTATTGCGACTTTAGGGAGTGCCATTGCCATGGGAACAACTAATGAGACGCTCCCCTTTTTCACACAGTTCATTCGGTTTAGGGCCAAATACACTGATCTTCCAATGTTCAC GTTTTTTGTGGTCGCGAACTCTGTGGTGAGTGCATACTTGGTTCTTTCTCTGGCACTATCCATCTTCCACATCATGAGGAGCAGGGCGCATGCCAGTCGAATCGTCTTGATATTTTTTGACGCG GGAATGCTGGCACTTCTGACCGCAG GAGCATCAGCTGCAGCAGCAATAGTGTACCTAGCTCACAAAGGCAATAGCCGGGCAAACTGGATTGCCATCTGCCAGCAGTTCAACTCCTTCTGCGAACGAATTTCGGGTTCCTTGATTGGCTCTTTTGGTGGaatacttatttttgttgtgTTAATCCTGTTGTCCGCTGTCGCCCTCTCTCGTCGCTAA
- the LOC113751370 gene encoding pentatricopeptide repeat-containing protein At5g15280, mitochondrial, producing the protein MLQTLFSSQLNKPPAKQVRLQSLSQVSVFCYFTTCVESPELSLSPSLIQTNESHEGLPSINFRSIARSVISKSTNIWDSNKNKGEPSVNLSLKDYFLRLSSISPESIRRFWRVSALRPQDVLDILLGFESDSGIFDIEHKKIESLWGVYKWAGEQTSDFQHLPQSCKIMAKMLVRVGLFSEAECLLSRLDSEAIFLGYHEIFSHLIEGYLADCDLERALLNYDRMRRLGLSPSFSCYRSLLDSLVQINETHLAYEAYVDMIKVWMERSAGEKRICENVARLLCIEGRVQEARNLVKSILAFGIEPTNAVLDAIVNGYCEKKDYEDILSFLIETRGVPDVAVGNKVICSLSRSFGAERANEFMQELEQLGFSPNEITFGILIGQTSFEGSVKNAFIFLSEMLSRNLKPDVNTCNALMSALFMEGLWKQSLDVLVEMNDWGVMPKLSTFRVLLSGLLKARQFGQVKAIVGEMAGRGLIRLSLPEDHLSMALTSLGINSLAIKVRRDNDMQFSKTEFFDDLGNGLYLETDLHEFDKIMVNVLHDAMIPDFNSLVLKNCMDGDIKVAVKMVDEMSQWGQVLSTSSASILIKRLSGSHINIKTINSVLEKLPYLIYQLDQGALNKLVQKYSRRGCTCRAKLIFDNMIRMKLEIENETYSALLISLCKRANLRSFQLCWEVAHNSIWLPALKDGKDLLNCLCQPKLLKEAVELLEAILMGFRCKPLDACNALIEKLCCRGFTNIADVLAKELLERGLVLDDVVYNHLLSGFCREKRLAEASLLVDAMVAKKFDPCLDVSLQLIPQVCKAGNLEKAVLLKDICIKKQSSAQLSVYHALINGLCKVGRLVEAFHLLEEMSLKRQLLDKEVYNMLLQGYYQVNDLKKVGELLGVMIRKKVGMSTSTYCNLVQLACAAGKFSSALSLKELLLKENSLSQIATYNILLFHLSLVQNTTRVVDTIVDGIQSKGLQFDAVTYNSIVKGASYNNDVPRSLRYLETMITQGFRPSNRALRNVMCILCYLGELGKALQLSQEMELRGWIHGSVIQLNIVEAFLRTGNLREAVKFLDRMALKGLIPKSIIYDYIIKRLCQHGELEKASDLLNIMIKNGSILDSTSFDYLVLGCCVNHKLDTALDYHSEMLCRNLIPSSKTWNALVSSFSEAGRVVEAERLLHVMVQRGETPSREMYSAVINKYRSENNLGKASQLLKAMQQCGQEPDFETHWSLISNFSSSVNKDDSTKSGGFLSKLLSGIGFPRKD; encoded by the coding sequence ATGCTTCAAACACTCTTCAGCTCCCAGTTAAACAAACCTCCTGCCAAGCAGGTCCGACTTCAATCTCTCTCCCAGGTCTCTGTCTTTTGCTACTTTACAACTTGCGTTGAGTCCCCAGAACTATCTTTATCACCTTCTTTGATTCAAACAAACGAATCCCATGAAGGGTTGCCCTCAATTAACTTCCGTAGCATTGCAAGATCAGTCATATCAAAGTCTACAAATATTTGGGATAGCAATAAGAATAAAGGTGAGCCTTCAGTCAATCTTTCTTTAAAAGATTACTTTTTGAGACTGTCTAGTATATCTCCTGAAAGTATTCGGAGGTTTTGGAGGGTTTCTGCTTTGAGACCTCAAGATGTTCTTGACATATTACTGGGTTTTGAATCTGATAGTGGGATATTTGACATTGAGCATAAAAAGATTGAATCTTTATGGGGAGTTTATAAGTGGGCTGGTGAACAGACCTCGGACTTTCAGCATCTTCCTCAGTCCTGCAAGATTATGGCCAAAATGCTTGTGCGGGTGGGGTTGTTTAGTGAAGCTGAGTGCTTGCTTTCCAGGTTGGATAGTGAAGCAATTTTCTTGGGCTATCATGAAATCTTCAGTCACTTGATTGAAGGGTATTTAGCGGATTGTGACTTGGAGAGGGCTTTGTTGAATTATGATCGAATGAGAAGGCTAGGTTTATCCCCATCCTTTTCATGTTACCGATCACTTCTTGACTCTTTGGTTCAAATCAATGAAACCCACTTGGCGTATGAAGCTTATGTGGATATGATCAAGGTGTGGATGGAAAGAAGCGCAGGAGAAAAGCGCATTTGTGAGAATGTTGCACGTCTTCTGTGCATAGAAGGAAGGGTTCAAGAAGCCAGGAATCTTGTCAAGAGCATTTTAGCTTTTGGAATCGAACCTACTAATGCTGTTCTTGATGCTATTGTTAATGGATATTGCGAGAAAAAGGACTATGAGGACATACTGAGTTTTCTTATTGAAACTAGGGGAGTGCCTGATGTTGCAGTAGGCAACAAGGTCATATGTTCTTTGAGTAGAAGCTTTGGTGCCGAGAGAGCAAATGAATTCATGCAAGAATTGGAGCAGTTAGGATTTTCTCCAAATGAAATAACCTTTGGAATTCTGATTGGTCAGACTTCTTTTGAAGGGAGTGTGAAGAATGCCTTCATTTTTCTCTCAGAGATGCTGTCAAGAAACCTCAAGCCTGACGTAAATACCTGCAATGCTCTTATGAGTGCCCTCTTCATGGAGGGCCTGTGGAAGCAATCACTGGATGTTCTTGTAGAGATGAATGATTGGGGAGTGATGCCCAAGTTATCAACATTCAGGGTTCTGTTGTCAGGATTGTTAAAAGCGAGACAATTTGGTCAAGTGAAGGCCATAGTTGGTGAGATGGCAGGTCGTGGCTTGATTCGACTCTCATTGCCCGAAGATCACCTGTCTATGGCGTTAACCTCGCTGGGGATTAATTCACTGGCCATAAAGGTTAGAAGGGACAATGATATGCAGTTTTCAAAGACTGAGTTTTTTGATGATCTTGGGAATGGACTTTATTTGGAGACGGATCTTCATGAGTTTGACAAAATAATGGTTAATGTTCTTCATGATGCCATGATTCCAGATTTCAATTCCCTTGTGTTGAAGAATTGTATGGATGGTGATATTAAAGTTGCGGTGAAGATGGTGGATGAAATGTCTCAATGGGGCCAAGTATTATCTACCTCTTCTGCATCAATATTAATCAAGAGGCTTTCTGGATCCCATATAAATATTAAGACGATTAACAGTGTCCTGGAGAAACTGCCTTACTTGATTTATCAACTTGATCAGGGAGCATTAAACAAGCTTGTTCAGAAGTATAGCAGAAGGGGATGTACATGCAGGGCAAAATTGATATTTGATAACATGATACGAATGAAGTTAGAAATTGAGAATGAAACATATAGTGCTCTTCTGATAAGCCTGTGCAAAAGAGCAAATTTGAGAAGCTTCCAACTTTGCTGGGAGGTTGCACATAACAGCATCTGGCTTCCTGCCTTGAAGGATGGTAAGGACCTTCTAAATTGCTTATGCCAACCAAAACTACTGAAAGAGGCTGTGGAACTGCTTGAAGCCATCCTAATGGGATTCCGTTGCAAACCATTGGATGCTTGTAACGCGCTCATTGAAAAGCTGTGCTGTAGAGGTTTCACCAATATTGCTGATGTATTGGCAAAGGAACTCTTGGAGCGGGGCCTTGTCTTGGATGATGTGGTTTACAACCATCTCCTTAGCGGATTTTGTAGAGAGAAAAGGCTTGCTGAAGCTTCTCTGCTAGTGGATGCCATGGTTGCCAAGAAGTTTGATCCTTGCTTGGACGTATCCCTTCAGTTAATTCCTCAGGTCTGTAAGGCTGGTAACTTGGAGAAAGCTGTTTTGCTGAAAGATATATGCATCAAAAAACAATCTTCTGCTCAGCTTTCTGTCTACCATGCTTTGATCAATGGACTTTGCAAGGTGGGGAGGTTGGTAGAAGCTTTCCATTTACTTGAGGAGATGTCACTGAAGAGGCAACTTCTGGACAAGGAAGTTTATAATATGCTTCTTCAGGGGTATTATCAAGTTAATGACTTGAAGAAAGTGGGAGAGCTTCTTGGTGTCATGATAAGAAAGAAAGTAGGCATGTCAACATCTACTTATTGCAATTTGGTGCAACTGGCTTGTGCAGCAGGCAAGTTTTCTTCTGCATTGAGCTTAAAAGAGCTTTTGCTTAAAGAAAACAGCCTTTCCCAGATTGCTACATATAATATTTTGCTATTTCACTTATCATTAGTGCAAAACACTACTAGAGTTGTGGACACAATAGTTGATGGGATTCAGAGTAAAGGATTGCAATTTGATGCGGTAACTTACAATTCCATTGTTAAAGGCGCATCTTATAATAATGATGTGCCTCGTTCTTTGAGGTATCTTGAAACTATGATTACACAAGGTTTTAGACCAAGTAATCGTGCTCTGAGAAACGTGATGTGCATCCTTTGTTACCTTGGAGAGCTGGGAAAAGCCTTGCAACTTAGTCAAGAAATGGAATTGAGAGGTTGGATTCATGGTTCAGTTATTCAACTTAATATAGTCGAGGCCTTCCTTAGAACCGGTAACCTTCGAGAAGCAGTGAAGTTTTTGGACAGGATGGCATTAAAAGGTCTCATCCCCAAAAGTATCATCTATGATTATATAATAAAGCGGCTCTGTCAGCATGGAGAACTGGAAAAGGCTAGTGATCTTCTGAATATAATGATAAAGAATGGAAGTATTCTTGATTCTACCAGTTTTGACTATCTCGTCCTCGGTTGCTGCGTAAATCACAAGTTGGATACAGCTCTGGATTACCACAGTGAGATGTTGTGCAGAAACCTAATTCCAAGCAGCAAGACTTGGAATGCTCTTGTCAGCAGCTTCAGTGAAGCCGGACGAGTTGTCGAAGCAGAAAGGCTACTTCATGTCATGGTTCAGAGAGGTGAAACTCCAAGCAGGGAGATGTATTCTGCTGTGATCAATAAGTATCGATCTGAAAATAACCTTGGGAAAGCATCACAACTCTTAAAAGCAATGCAACAGTGTGGCCAGGAGCCTGATTTCGAGACTCATTGGTCATTAATAAGCAATTTCAGCAGTTCCGTCAACAAAGATGATAGCACTAAAAGTGGCGGCTTCCTCTCAAAGCTTCTTTCTGGAATTGGATTTCCTAGGAAGGATTGA